GGGGACCTGCGATTTGTGTGTTAGGCGAGGAAATTGGGGAGCTGAAACGGGAGACGGAAGCATTCCTGAAAACGCTCCCGAATGGGGGTTCATGTTTTATTACGCGAGCGAATAATTCAGGTGCCCACGTTATAACAGATTAAAAACAAAAACGGACAGATGTAGAACCTGCCCGTCTGTTTTAGCCTTTGCTTGGGGAATAATATGGATTATCCCCAGCAGCGTGGTCAGTCGTATCAACGACATGCTTAATCTCAGGGAAAACTTCCTGAATCATGGCTTCAATGCCGTGTTTGAGGGTGACATTCGCCATCCCACACCCTTGACAGCCACCGCCCATATGAATATAAATAGAGTCATCCTCAACGTTCAGGAGTTCTATTTGCCCACCGTGTGCAGCAACAGCTGGGTTGATACGTTCATCAATAAGTTTTTGAATCTCCTGCGCTTTGGGATTGTCCCATGTCGGCGTATTGGGATTCTCAATGTTAAAGCCACTGGAATTTAGGTCCTCGACATAATCAATAACAGCACCTTTGAGGTCAGACGCGCTTTCTGCATCAACGAGGACTTTAAAATTCTCACAATCGACGATAATATCACCGTCTTGAACTTCGGTAGCCAAGCCGAGACTGTACTGGAAAGCGGTAGCGGTTCTACCTTGGATACCAATCCGCAGCCCTTCGACTTCAACTTCCTCAGTTTGTATAACTGCGTGAATTTTCTCTTGTGCGGCTTCCGTAACTTCAAGCAAAGGAGTTTCGGTTCCCGTGAACTTCTTCAAGAAATTCTTCATAGTCGCCTTCCGTGATTATTTATGCGGCTCTGGAGGATTCAGATCGAAACTCTCTCATCTCTTCATATTGAAATTCACTCATCTCTTTATAAAGATTATTCAATCTTTTGAGTGCGTCTATTTCAAGCTGCCGGACGCGTTCTCGAGTGACCTTCAAGGCAACACCAATTTCTCGGAGCGTTTTCCGTTCTCCATCTTCAAGTCCAAAACGCATCCGCAGGACTATCTGCTCGCGTTCAGGTAACTTGTCAAGAAATTGAGCGATCAAATCGGCGTTAATCAATTCGGCGATGGGACCGTCTTCTCCACTGGTAGTGGGGTCCTCGATTAAATCACCTAATGTTGAAGCAGAACGTTCATCACTCAGCGGTAAATCCATGGAAATCGCATCAGCGTTAAAGGTAAGAATCTCTTCAACCTGATTGACAGTGAGGTCCAAAGCCTCCGCTATCTCATCGCGTCTGGGTTCACGTTGCAACTCTTGGCACAACGTTGCATAAATAGAATCAAATTTATTCATCTTCGCGACGATATAGGAAGGTAAACGAATCGAACGAGAGAAATTATCAAGCGTGCGCATGATCGCCTGCTTAATCCACCAGATAGCATAAGTACTGAATTTAAACCCCTTCCGATAATCAAATTTACTTGCCGCCTTAATGAGTCCGATATTTCCTTCCTGAATCAAATCTTCAAGTGGGACATTGTGGCCCTGATATTTAACGGCAATAGAAATAACGAGGCGTAGGTTGGCCTGGACTAATTCATCTCGTGCGCTGTGTGCTTCAATCTCAGCAACTTCAATCCGTTCCGCCAGCTCTTTTTTCTGCTCGTCAGGTAACGTATCGGATTGCACCAGAATGTTTAGTAATTCAGCCACTAAGGTCCTGCGTGCGGCATTACCGCCAGGTTTAATCTGCTTCGCCAGTTCCTCTTTTCTCTCAAGAGACAACAGGTTGTTTTCCAATAGTACTTCTAACAATTCATCGCCTGCTTCTCGCGGTTCGTCCTCGTTGGCTCCAATCTGTTTCACCAGTTCCACTTTCACCTTGGGAGATAATAGTTCAACTTTTACTAATACTTCCAGTAGTTCGTCCAGTGGTTGTGCCTCCGCGGCTTCAATCCGTTTCGCTAATTCAACTTCTTCTTCTCGTGACAACAGGCGATGACCTGCTACGCTTCGGAGCCAACTCGTGAGTGCTGTCCGATCGCTCCCCTTAGAATTCTCAGAATACTCTGTCTCTTCCATCGGAAATGCCGAATCCATATAAGATTCAACATTCCCTATATTAGCTGTTTCACCGAAATACTCGGCTTCCATTGTTCTCCTCTCCTTATTTATAGATTTTGATAAACAAAGATTAATGATACATTCTCTTTAAACGCTTTGTCAAGTAAAATGTTTAAAAAAAAATGAAATATTGTAAAAAAAAGCCGTATAACCTCACATTTTACCAAAATTTATCCATTATTTCGCACTTATGGTAAACCTTAGCATTAATTGGACACTCTACACCGGCGAGGTTAGAAACCTCGCCTACCACGGAGCGGAGAATGTCTATTTATTTTTGACGTTTACCATACTTCATAACTACCAAATTATAACCACAGCAAACTATGTAGCATGTCCGATCAGTAGCACTGCTGCAGGAAACGAAGTGGTAGCAGCTTTTTCAAACGCTCTACCGATACACGAAATATCGTCATCCGTCTCCAACATTTCATAAGGCAAATTCCACGCTTTCAGCGTCGGTTCAAGAAAGGTTGCTACAGAATCGACCCAATTCCCATTTGCGTCGCGGTTGTGATACCCACGATAACCAATAAATACGACTATTGGTACTTGCATGTTAACAACAGTGCCGCGAATGGCATCGCCGGACTCCAGAAAACCTGTATTCTGAATGATGATGACGGGTTTTCTACCACCCACGTACAACCCAGAAGCAATAGCAAACGCCTCACCCTCACGGGTTACCGTGATAACTTCGATATCGGGTTCTGCCCGCAAAATTTCATAAATCCGCGCGCTACCGTTATCAGGAACGCCTATGGCATGCGTAATGCCCTGTTTCTTCAATTCGTCTACAATATTTTGTGCTGATGCCAATTTCTGTCCCTCATTCATTATAAATACAATACGCAAATCTACTGCCTACCTTCAACCAAAGCATCAACAACCGTTGGATCAGCAAGCGTTGAGGTATCACCGAGCTCAGAGAGGTCGCCTTCTGCGATCTTTCGGAGGATACGCCGCATAATTTTTCCGGATCTCGTCTTTGGCAATGCGGGTGTAAACTGGATCTTATCAGGTGTGGCAATAGGTCCGATATGTTGCCGTACCGCCAGTTTGATACCGGTTTCTACCGTATCAGACGGAGATTCACCCGTCATCAGCGTGACATAGGCATAGATCCCTTGCCCTTTGATGTCGTGCGGGTAACCGACGACGGCTGCTTCTGCGACCGCTTCATGCTGTCCGATTGCCCCTTCAACTTCGGCAGTTCCCAATCGATGTCCAGAGACATTCAGAACATCGTCAACACGACCTGTAATCCAATAGTATCCATCTTCATCGCGTAGGACACCGTCCCCGGTCATATAGTAGCCGGGAAATCGGCGAAAATAGGTATCCAAGAACCGTTCATGGTCGCCATAGACGGTCCTCATGATACCGGGCCAGGCGGTTTTAATACAGAGATACCCAGTCGCCGGGTTGCCTTCCACCTCGTTCCCTTCTTCATCGAGTATCACAGGTTCAATTGCAAAGAACGGGAAAGTTGCTGAACCGGGTTTCAATGGCGTTGCTGCGGGCAGCGGTGTCATCAAGATTCCGCCAGTCTCCGTCTGCCACCACGTATCGACAATCGGGCAACGCCCATCGCCAACGGTATTGTAGTACCATAACCACTCTGGCTCTTTGATGGGTTCGCCGACCGTGCCGAGTAACCTGAGTGTGGAGCGGTCATATTTCTCGACCCATGTATCGCCTTCCTTCATCAATGCGCGGAGTGCGGTTGGCGCGGTGTAGAAGATGTTGATACGATGCTTTTCGACGACCTGCCAAAATCTTCCAAAGTCGGGATAGTTTGGCACGCCTTCAAACATAACGGTAATCGCCCGATTCGCAAGTGGACCGTAGATGATGTAAGAGTGCCCAGTAATCCATCCTATATCAGCGGTACACCAGTAGACATCCCCCTCGTGGTAGTCAAAAACCTGTTGGTGTGTGTAAGATGTATAGGTGAGATAACCGCCTGTGGTATGTAAAACCCCCTTGGGTTTCCCAGTTGAACCGGAGGTATAAAGAATAAACAGGGGATCTTCAGCATCCATAACAGTGGGTTCACACTCGGCATCGGCATTCGCCATCGCTTCATGCCACCAAATATCCTGCGAAGCATCGAAATCGACTGTATCGCCGGTACGCTTGACGACGACGACCTTTTCAATGGATGGGCATTCGGCAACAGTGGCATCGGCGTTAGCTTTCATGGGTATATCGCTACGGGGTCCGCGCATTGCGGTATCTTGTGTTATGAGCATTTTGCACGCCGAGTCGTTAATCCGGTCTCGGAGGGATTCCGCTGAAAATGCCCCGAAGACGATGGAGTGAACGGCACCAATCCGTGCGCATGCGAGCATCGCGATGGCTAACTCTGGAACCATCTGTAGATAGATACAAACGCGGTCGCCTTTTTCAATGCCTTGTGCCTTGAGAACGTTGGCAAATTTTTTGACCTCAGTTAGCAGTTCATCAAAGGTAAAGGTTTTATCTTCAGATGGATCGTTTCCCTCCCAGATAATAGCGGTTGCATCGCCGTGTCCAGCCTCTACATGCCGATCAAGGCAATTATAACAAGCATTCAGTGTGCCGCCTTCAAACCATTTAATTTCCGCTTCGACGAAGTCGTAATCGCGAACGGTATGCCATTTTTGATACCACGTCAACCGTTCCGCAACCGTTGCCCAAAATGCTTCAGGGTCTCGGACGGACTCGGCATATTGTGCTTCGTATGCCTCTAAACTGTTGACGTATGCGTTATCTATAGGATAGGTAGTGTCTTCCGGTGGAAAAACGTTGTTAGCCATTTTATTATTTTATCTCCTCTCCAAATCAATCTGCGGTTCTCAAAATACCTCTATAAGTTGTATAGGATACATTTTACAAAAAAAGGGTGAGCATGTCAACTACAATTATCTGAATCACGGATTTTCACGGATTATGCAGATTACACGGATTTCTGGGGTGTGTAAATATCTTGTTGAAAGTGTTGTCTGAAGGCACGTCGCATGAATCAACGGTATTCATGCCTTAGGACATGAACCGAGGCGAGTCCGCCACAAATCGCGGATGACACGGATTGTGGACGCAGAAGACGCGGATTTTTGGGACATTTGGTCGTCAGAATCAGGATTATCGGATTTACAGGATTGGGAACTGTCACTCACAAACTGATAGGAATCAACGCGAAATGCGCGTGTAGCTTATGGCGTATGCTACAACGTAGAAGGTTTGAGGAAGCAGTAGAGCTGCATAAACCCGCTCTAACATCTATCAAACTGCCCACAAGCAAGGCTCTCAAAGCAACACCTTATAATAGGCGAAGGTATTGCTAAAACAGTTAATCTTGTTTCTCGTCGAAAAATTTTCCGCTAATCACATCTTGTAAAATCTTTCCTCTATTTATACGGGTCATCCTATCGTTGGTCGCTTGTCTAGTCGTTGTAAGGTACTCTGCTATTCTCTTGTCTTCCTTTTCAACCTCACTGTCTAACCCTCGCTGTCCTAACCTTTCTACTAATTCGTAAAACTGTCGCAGCTGTTCTCCAACTTTTGCAGGCTGAAGTGGTTTGTTTTCTTTAACTAACGCTCTATAAATCTCCACAAGCAAAGTAAATAGATCCGCCTTTCGCCAGACACGGCTATTTTGAAGAAATCCACACGCTTCTATAAACTTAAAAACTCTTTGAAATCCAATCTCTAAACGGCACTTTTCTTCAAATGTATCGTTATATTCTTGCAGATAATTTTCAAGTTCGTTATCCCTATTAAAGTAGGTTGACATCACAGTTACAACAATAGACAAAGCGAAACGAACATCTCCCATACGTCTTACTTCGTTAGAATAGAAGACTCTATGTTTTTGAAAAAAAGGATCTTCCGCAAGTTTTTCAGCGAATCGTTTTATTTCTCCATCAAATCTGGCATTATGAATCTCCATAGCATTCAAAGCATAGTTCGTTGAGTTAATTCGTTGAAACACCTCCTTTATCTTACTAATGTCTATTTTTCCCAAGTCTCGAACAACAACCTGATATTCTAAAAAGTCAACTTGTTTTCCTTCGGGTAGCTTCGAGTAGGAAATCACCTCTTTCGACAACCTTAAGTCTGGCGATGCTTCAAAGTACTGTTTCAATGTAGTTAACCTCTGTTGGCCATCTACCAGCATTTCCTTCCCTTCTCCAGTGACAGGATCTACTTCACCAGCAGCAATATATATTTCGGGAAAAGGATACCCATCCAAAACTGTTTGAATAAAAGCACTTTTATGTTTATTCGACCACACTAAACGTCTTTGAAATTCAGGTCTTGGAATCAAGATTTCGTTCCGAATATCTGCCAAGAGCGTGCGTATTTTTTTATTTGTCGCTGTTGTTTGCATTCTTCTCCTCCAAGTTATCTATACATTGTTGTATACAAATTGTCTGATAGTTCTCGAGAAAAAAATACGACTTATATAATCCACCGGAAATTTTAAAATCTCCATATTTACGACTATTAGTGATAGACCGGAAAAAATTCCACCAATCTTCTCTCAAAGGAAACATAGATGATCGAGGCAATTTATCAGGTCTTATCCATCCTCGAAAGAAATAGTCAACAAATTGATCATATTCGGGCCAATATGAACCCTCATACTTATATCTAAACACTTGTTCCCAAAATTCATCAAATAATCTCGAAGACACCAGAGCGACATCAATATCAGATTCATTACCGAATAGACGATATTTTTTATCTGGTACAACACTAAAACCCAGTTTTGTTGAGCCCACAACCAAAACATCATTTGGGTGCAGTCCGAAGTGATCAGCAACCTCCGAGCGCAAATCGAAGTATTTGTCCTGAGATAACATACAACATTCTCCAAAAAGAATGTGTTTTCTGACTATTCGGGTTGCCGATAAACGTCTTAATTCTTTCTTAAACTCATCAAGTCTTTCTTTACCCTCGTCAATCATTATCAATTCCTAAGAAAATATGAGATACTGTCGCGCTCCACCCAAGTGGCGAGGTTTTCTAACCTCGACCATTACCAAACTCATATTACAATTATACCACATATCATAGAGCAAATACCAATCTAAGCTGACGAAATCTAAGAGGAGAGGTTGCTGACTTAAGGACAAAAGAACAGGTGAAGTGTTCCCATCCGAAATATCAAGGCACTTACAAAACAGATTCCAACCAGTCGATAGCGGTTTGTTCGTCCTGTTCAATGGCAATTTCGACTGATCGTTTGGCAGATTCCAGCAGGTCTTTGGCGCGCTTGCGTAAGTTGAAGGATTCGATGACCTTCTGTTGGATTTCAGTCTGTTTCTCTGCTCTGATTGTTGGAACAACGACTTTACTAAATTCTTCCCTATTAATTGCAGTAAGGATTGTCCCACTACACCCTTTCTTGAGCTGTAACTGACCGACGCTACTTTTCAAAAACACTAATAAAGTTTCCGAATTAAGCATATCCGAATTGATAGCATGAAACCCAGTCGAACATAGGGCATTATCATATTCCTCTGTTATCAAGGCTATGCTTTCCAGTGAGCCTTCAACAGACGAAACAATAACATCTCCCGCGTTCACCTTGCACCGTGCTCTACTTGGCAAGTTTTGTCCTTGCTCTACCATACAACCGTTTATTTCCGCACTGCTTCCGATATTGGCAAGTTCAATGTACTTGTATTCCGTTTCAGGTTCAGGTTTGAAATTGCTATCTTTTAACTGGGCATGATTCCCAATCTTACCCCATCCGCCCGGATAACCTTTAATGTCATCAATAATATCCTCGTATTTCGGTTGGAAGTAATCCGCGTCAATGCGTTCCGCGCGTTGCATGCTTGCATAATCTGTGGCAAAAGTCAACCTGTGCTTTGGTTGCCAGTCGGTAAGTCCCAGTTCCTCAAGGAGAAGAGTTTGGGTTTCGGCATACCGCGTTTTTGATAGTTCTGTTAGTTCTTTTGAACGGAGATAGGTTTTCTCTATTTCGGTTTGAAGGTTTTCCCAATTCGGGACAGGAATTTGGTATAAAAAGGGCGGAGCAATATGAGGTTGTGCGCTACCATATTTGCCTCTTTCTATTAATGCTTTACCATACTTGGTATTGAGAAAAATAGCGAGAAAGAAAGGGTTTAAGGCACCACTTCGGATGATAAGCGTATCGGACATTGATATAGCAGGGTTATTTTCAAGATAGATAGCACATTGACCAACATTTGCCCCTGATCGCATTATCAGAATATCTTTGTAATGTATCGCGTTTTCCTTTAAACGTTCTGCATCTTCTTCTGATATATAAACCGGATTCGCTGTCAGATCAATGGAGAGCGGGCGAACGTTTTGCCCTCTTAATAACAGAACACCATCATCCACATAATTTCGCTTTATTTCTTTAGGGTGTTTGATGTTGACTTGAAAATCAATGAGTTTGCGCGAACCAATATCTTCGAGTCGGCGTTGGATCTGTAAATAATCGGGTCTAAAAAACTCCGCATCAAACCGCAGGGAATGGGAGGCATCCACTATAGATTGGTAATCAACGGTAGAATACTGCATTATTGCGTTTTACCATCCCGTTTTTCTACTGCTTCCTTAGGCCCCTCAGGAAGTCCATCGTAAAGTTCTTGAATCTGTTTAGGTTGTGTGATCAAGACACCAGCAATGACATTGATTAAGTTAAAAAGTGCTTGAACATCGGCAGTGTCGTCAAACACGATTTCCCCTGGGTGAACGGCATTGTCGCCCGTTATTCTCACAATATCCAATGATTGCTGGACCTTCGGGGCAAGTCCTTTTTTTACAAGATTCCCTATACTGTCATTGATATTACTTGTCTCTCCGAGATGTTTCATAAGCATTTCTACAGCCAATCTCAACAAAGCACAAGCGGCACGTGGAGATTGATCAGCTATAGCGGCAGCTTCGTCATAAACTTGTGTTACATCCTCCGGTAAATCACCATTTGCTGGTGGAGCACTACGCGTTGGCGGATAGATAATCTTTTCTGCTAACCAAAGAGTCCCGCTTTTACAGTGTGAACAAATAGCAACCTCCACGTCCACGTCTTTAATACAAATTTTATTAAATAAAACATCACGGAGGGCTTCATTGTAAACTGTAATAACAGCATCTTCCCAATGTTGCAAAGCAAAAACCTGACAATTTGGACAATGAAAGGCATCATTCTTGTACTTTGGTGGATAATATTCAGACATGTTTATCTCCAAAAGCTCAAATCTTTACGCCTTGCCCATTCAATAAAGGCTTCGGCGATGCCGTCAGGGAGTTCTCCGTTGTGGTTGTGTAGGTCGTGATCAACAATCAGGTGCCCGTTTTTGTCCAATTTGTGCTGTCCATCGCTATTTTCAAGGAAAATATAATCGCCAGAATTATCTTTACCACCCTTCCCACTCACCGCTAAAAAGACGGAGTAGTTGTCAACTTTTCGACAAAGGGGGCCCGCATTTGGATCATCGTTCCACTTTTGTACGAATAGAACGCTCGTTTTCGTACCGGTATGCGGTTTGAAAGTGTTACCGTGTAAACTGACGATAGCCAAAATACGGCCGCGCTCGGCGATAAATTCACGGACGGACTTGTCAGACGTGTTGTTAAATCTGCCTTGCGGTAGCACAATCGCCATACGCCCCCCGGGTTTGAGGAAATCAAGATTGCGTTCAATAAATAGGATATCGCGACCGATTTTAGTGTGTGCCTTGCCGTTCTGCTTAAAGGTGAGGTTATATTGATGGAGGATACGACTCTCCTTGATGTCTCCAGCAAAGGGTGGATTCGCCATCAGAATATCAAAACCAAATGACTTGTTCCTGTCCTGTTCCAGCCTTAACGCTTTGAGTCGATCAAAACCGTCGCCATACGTGCGTACCCACCTGCTATTTCTCTCTGTGCTGTCGTCCCACCGCTCGTAATCCAGTGTGTTGAGGTGCAAGACATTCGTTTCACCGTCTCCTGCGATCAGATTGAGGGTTCTCGCCACCCGGACAGTCTTTTCGTCGAAATCAATTCCAAACACTTTGAGGACGTGCTCTTTGTCGGCTGCAGGGATTTCCGCATTCGTGAACAGCGTCCCAGTCAACTTGAAAACGGTATGCACCGGAAACCCGCAACTCCCAGCGGCGGTGTCAATCATATATTCCCCTGGCTGCGGATTGAGCATTTTGACACACATATCTATGACGTGGCGTGGCGTGAAGTATTGCCCTTTTTCGCCTTTGGCAGATTTACTCACCAGATACTCAAACGCTTCATCGACAACCTGTAAATTGGAGTTGAACAACTTTATATCCTGCAAACTGGACACACAGACTGATAGGTGGCTGTCAGATAGTTCAAACGTCGAATGTTCGGGAAAAACGCCTCTCCACCGGTCTCTTGCATCGTCAAAAAGCCGCTGAATTTTGGTTTTGAGTTGGGAGTCGGTTTGTCCTGTGTTTCTGAACTCCACCGCTCGAAAATCGTCATCTGGAATTTCTTCAACGGCTTTCTTGAGAACCTCATAATCTGGATTTTCAACGTCGTAAGATTGATCTGTTTCTTGAATAGCCGTGTTGATTCTGGATCGCAGGAGGCGGTTGATAAACATCTTATCTTCCTGACTCTTGAATTCATCATAGAGTTTGGTAAAGATGAGTTTAAAGACCTCCTCAAAGACATCCACGCCTGCGTTGGCGAGTACCTCATCCTCTAATTCCAAAATGACATCCTTCAAGGATTTGTGTTCCGTTGCGAGCTTATCCTTAAGAATGAGATCCTTGAGCGTAAAACGCTCATTGAGGATATCCGCCAAAGTCTGATCGGCGTTCGGAATATCGGTAATGTCTTCAAAGTAGTTCGGGTCTCGCCGGTGGTAGTGTGAAATCTGCTGTCCGTTTGTCCATACAGCAATAGGCGCGCCGGTGGCATTGCAGTAGGAACGGAGTTGTGCCTTGCCGTCTTGGAGTTTTGGCTTTTTTACTTCAATGATAATATAAGGACTATCGGCTCTGTCCTTGTCAAGGATAACGATGTCAGCACGTTTCTTTTCTCTACCGAAATTGACAAGATGCTCAAACCGCACGCGTTCTCGTGGATAATGATACCGGTTCAGGAGGCGTTCTACATACAATTGACGGATGAGTTCCTCGGGTTTGAGCTGGATTGCTTTCCCTCGGATAGGGCAGTAGGTGATGGGTGTTTTTTTGCCCTCTATTCTTTGACGTAAGCTCTGAATTTCGGAAGCGTCGAATAGGTCGAGGTGGTAATTGCTGTCTTTGAGTATCGTTTGGATGATGTCGGGTTGGGTCATCGTTTTTTCTTATCTATTAATGCTTTCGCCAAAGTCGTTTACAATTTCAGTAATGTTGTCCATGTTTTTTCGTGTTCAAGTTCTTCTATTTTCTGGTGGGATGTCTGGATTTCTTCTCGCTGATTGATAGACAAGAAAACTCAAAGCACATCAAGCAACTTTTCATATTCTGCATGCGGCCCGATCCAGAACCAAACGATTTTTCCACTATCAACAACTCCAACCGCTCTATAGTTGATGTTAATACGTACAGCATAAATTGACTCAGTGTTATGTACTTTCTTGAATCGCAAACTTGGGTGATATGGATTTTCCCTGAAGAGTCTATAGGCATCTTTAGCCTGCTGTCGAATGTTATTTGGTAATTTCGCAAGCATCTGCCGGAAGCGTTTTGTTGTGCTTGAATTCATAGTTGGTCTGGATTTAGTTCCTGCGTTTGCCCCCTACGATGTTCAGCAAGTGCTTCTGAAGCCAGCTTGGATAATGTCTCTTGAGAACTGGCAAACAATTTATCCCATCGTTTTTCAGAACGAAGTTCAGCAAGGACCCAATCTGCAAGTGCATCCTGTTCCTTGGGTGAAAGTTTTGATGCTTCCGTAAAAGCGTGTTCAAGGCGCGTTGTCATGAAGATACCTCCTTTATTATATTGATGGACAAGAAATTCAAGAGCACAGCGACAAACTGATAATAACTTCTCCGGACGTTAGTATTTTTTATCGACACACCGTTGATGCATTATAACATGACAACCGAGCGACTGCAATAAAATTTTCACATAAAAAAACGTGAAAAAAGGACAGCGACTGTATCCATTGTCATTGCGACGAGCCAGTGGATTGCTGCGCCATAAAGAAACGTGCGCGTCTCTAACGCGAGGACACCAAGCAGGACACCTGCAATGATTGAACCCAATGCCTCCGGCAACGGCTTTGAATAGTGAAGCACCGCAAACGGAATCGTTTGGATCAAGATACTGTAGTTCCCAAATTTCCGTTCTAATCCGAAGAGCATAAAGCCACGGAAGAAGAATTCCCACGAAAACATGTAAACGCCATAAGCGAGTTGATAGGGTAAAAACGTCTGCCAACTGTCTGCAATTACCTTGCAGAGCGGATACTTCACGCGGAAAGGTGGATACACAATGACTGCAAGGATAACCACTGGAATCATCAGAACCCA
Above is a window of Candidatus Poribacteria bacterium DNA encoding:
- a CDS encoding iron-sulfur cluster assembly accessory protein → MKNFLKKFTGTETPLLEVTEAAQEKIHAVIQTEEVEVEGLRIGIQGRTATAFQYSLGLATEVQDGDIIVDCENFKVLVDAESASDLKGAVIDYVEDLNSSGFNIENPNTPTWDNPKAQEIQKLIDERINPAVAAHGGQIELLNVEDDSIYIHMGGGCQGCGMANVTLKHGIEAMIQEVFPEIKHVVDTTDHAAGDNPYYSPSKG
- a CDS encoding sigma-70 family RNA polymerase sigma factor encodes the protein MEAEYFGETANIGNVESYMDSAFPMEETEYSENSKGSDRTALTSWLRSVAGHRLLSREEEVELAKRIEAAEAQPLDELLEVLVKVELLSPKVKVELVKQIGANEDEPREAGDELLEVLLENNLLSLERKEELAKQIKPGGNAARRTLVAELLNILVQSDTLPDEQKKELAERIEVAEIEAHSARDELVQANLRLVISIAVKYQGHNVPLEDLIQEGNIGLIKAASKFDYRKGFKFSTYAIWWIKQAIMRTLDNFSRSIRLPSYIVAKMNKFDSIYATLCQELQREPRRDEIAEALDLTVNQVEEILTFNADAISMDLPLSDERSASTLGDLIEDPTTSGEDGPIAELINADLIAQFLDKLPEREQIVLRMRFGLEDGERKTLREIGVALKVTRERVRQLEIDALKRLNNLYKEMSEFQYEEMREFRSESSRAA
- a CDS encoding thiamine pyrophosphate-binding protein, with the translated sequence MASAQNIVDELKKQGITHAIGVPDNGSARIYEILRAEPDIEVITVTREGEAFAIASGLYVGGRKPVIIIQNTGFLESGDAIRGTVVNMQVPIVVFIGYRGYHNRDANGNWVDSVATFLEPTLKAWNLPYEMLETDDDISCIGRAFEKAATTSFPAAVLLIGHAT
- the acs gene encoding acetate--CoA ligase, with product MANNVFPPEDTTYPIDNAYVNSLEAYEAQYAESVRDPEAFWATVAERLTWYQKWHTVRDYDFVEAEIKWFEGGTLNACYNCLDRHVEAGHGDATAIIWEGNDPSEDKTFTFDELLTEVKKFANVLKAQGIEKGDRVCIYLQMVPELAIAMLACARIGAVHSIVFGAFSAESLRDRINDSACKMLITQDTAMRGPRSDIPMKANADATVAECPSIEKVVVVKRTGDTVDFDASQDIWWHEAMANADAECEPTVMDAEDPLFILYTSGSTGKPKGVLHTTGGYLTYTSYTHQQVFDYHEGDVYWCTADIGWITGHSYIIYGPLANRAITVMFEGVPNYPDFGRFWQVVEKHRINIFYTAPTALRALMKEGDTWVEKYDRSTLRLLGTVGEPIKEPEWLWYYNTVGDGRCPIVDTWWQTETGGILMTPLPAATPLKPGSATFPFFAIEPVILDEEGNEVEGNPATGYLCIKTAWPGIMRTVYGDHERFLDTYFRRFPGYYMTGDGVLRDEDGYYWITGRVDDVLNVSGHRLGTAEVEGAIGQHEAVAEAAVVGYPHDIKGQGIYAYVTLMTGESPSDTVETGIKLAVRQHIGPIATPDKIQFTPALPKTRSGKIMRRILRKIAEGDLSELGDTSTLADPTVVDALVEGRQ
- a CDS encoding DUF262 domain-containing protein, with protein sequence MQTTATNKKIRTLLADIRNEILIPRPEFQRRLVWSNKHKSAFIQTVLDGYPFPEIYIAAGEVDPVTGEGKEMLVDGQQRLTTLKQYFEASPDLRLSKEVISYSKLPEGKQVDFLEYQVVVRDLGKIDISKIKEVFQRINSTNYALNAMEIHNARFDGEIKRFAEKLAEDPFFQKHRVFYSNEVRRMGDVRFALSIVVTVMSTYFNRDNELENYLQEYNDTFEEKCRLEIGFQRVFKFIEACGFLQNSRVWRKADLFTLLVEIYRALVKENKPLQPAKVGEQLRQFYELVERLGQRGLDSEVEKEDKRIAEYLTTTRQATNDRMTRINRGKILQDVISGKFFDEKQD
- a CDS encoding DUF4145 domain-containing protein; the encoded protein is MSEYYPPKYKNDAFHCPNCQVFALQHWEDAVITVYNEALRDVLFNKICIKDVDVEVAICSHCKSGTLWLAEKIIYPPTRSAPPANGDLPEDVTQVYDEAAAIADQSPRAACALLRLAVEMLMKHLGETSNINDSIGNLVKKGLAPKVQQSLDIVRITGDNAVHPGEIVFDDTADVQALFNLINVIAGVLITQPKQIQELYDGLPEGPKEAVEKRDGKTQ
- a CDS encoding N-6 DNA methylase translates to MTQPDIIQTILKDSNYHLDLFDASEIQSLRQRIEGKKTPITYCPIRGKAIQLKPEELIRQLYVERLLNRYHYPRERVRFEHLVNFGREKKRADIVILDKDRADSPYIIIEVKKPKLQDGKAQLRSYCNATGAPIAVWTNGQQISHYHRRDPNYFEDITDIPNADQTLADILNERFTLKDLILKDKLATEHKSLKDVILELEDEVLANAGVDVFEEVFKLIFTKLYDEFKSQEDKMFINRLLRSRINTAIQETDQSYDVENPDYEVLKKAVEEIPDDDFRAVEFRNTGQTDSQLKTKIQRLFDDARDRWRGVFPEHSTFELSDSHLSVCVSSLQDIKLFNSNLQVVDEAFEYLVSKSAKGEKGQYFTPRHVIDMCVKMLNPQPGEYMIDTAAGSCGFPVHTVFKLTGTLFTNAEIPAADKEHVLKVFGIDFDEKTVRVARTLNLIAGDGETNVLHLNTLDYERWDDSTERNSRWVRTYGDGFDRLKALRLEQDRNKSFGFDILMANPPFAGDIKESRILHQYNLTFKQNGKAHTKIGRDILFIERNLDFLKPGGRMAIVLPQGRFNNTSDKSVREFIAERGRILAIVSLHGNTFKPHTGTKTSVLFVQKWNDDPNAGPLCRKVDNYSVFLAVSGKGGKDNSGDYIFLENSDGQHKLDKNGHLIVDHDLHNHNGELPDGIAEAFIEWARRKDLSFWR
- a CDS encoding CPBP family intramembrane metalloprotease translates to MISHIQTLKEKYLRGWERQATVILLASALLLMLHRYYTRRSFFRLHFAEYFGAGPLAESYPYYYWFLTTGITLFLVPVLVARFGTTQRLKDYGFQLGNQKLGWSVTGAAWVLMIPVVILAVIVYPPFRVKYPLCKVIADSWQTFLPYQLAYGVYMFSWEFFFRGFMLFGLERKFGNYSILIQTIPFAVLHYSKPLPEALGSIIAGVLLGVLALETRTFLYGAAIHWLVAMTMDTVAVLFSRFFM